The sequence CCTAACTCTGGCAGAGCTGTATGAGGCACTCCAAGATATGGAGTCTGGAAAAGCTCCAGGTGTAGATGGGCTTCCAGTGGATTTTCTGAAAGCGTTCTGGTCAGAAATGGGAGTTGACCTGCTGGAGGTGCTCAATGACAGCTTGATGAAGGGTGGGTTGCCATTGAACTGCCGAAGGGCAGTGGTTACTCTTCTTCCTAAAAAAGGAGATCTAACTGAGATTAAGAATTGGAGGCCGGTTTCACTTCTGTGCAGTGActataaattattttctaatacTTTAGCTAATAGATTGACTAAAGTAATGGGACAGGTGATCCATCCGGATCAATCTTATTGCGTACCTGGCAGGTCAATATTTGACAATATTTCTTTAATTAGAGACAATATACAGGTttccaaaatatttaatatcaaTTGTGGTTTGTTATCTCTTGATCAAGAGAAAGCTTTTGATCGGGTCGAGCATGTTTATTTGTGGAATGTTTTTGAagcctttgttttttttttttttgaaaagtttttaaaCATGATTAAAATTCTTTATAGTGACATTGAGAGTGTTATTAAGATTAATGGTGGCTTATGTGCTCCATTCAAGGTCAGAAGGGGTATTAGACAAGGATGTTCACTATCAGGAATGTTATATTCTCTTGCTATTAAACCACTTCTACAAACAATCAGGAATAACTTAGATGGTTTTAAGGTATCACTTTGTAATGTTAAATTTTGTTTATCAGCTTATGCTGATGAccttataataattattaataaacaaagtgatataaatgttttatctaGACTAATAGAGGAATTTGGTAAATGGTCTTCAGCAAAAGTAAATTGGAAAAAAAGTGAAGCTCTCTTATTAGGGAATTGGAATGAGGGGAAACCAAGTCTTCCTGAAGGTTTTTGTTGGAATAGGTGGGGTTTGAAATACCTTGGAGTTTTTTTTAGGAGACGATAATGTTTTACAAAGAAATTGGGATGGTTTGTTGCAAAAAGTTAAAGGTCGTTTAGACAAACGGAAATGGATTCTGCCCAACCTGTCTTATAGGGGAAGAACACGTAATGTAAATAATTTGGTTGCTTCACTTTTATGGCACAGATTGGTTTGTATTGATCCTCCAGTGAAATTGATGGCTGAGATTTAAGCGGtttttgttgactttttttggGACAAACTTCATTGGATACCAcagagtattttatttttacccaAAGAAGAAGGGGGCCAAGGACTGGTCCATCTCCAGAGCAGGACTGCAGCGTTTCGGCTACATTTTTTGCAAAGACTTCTTGATGGACCCATGGATGTTAGTTGGAGGGCGATAAGCTGTGTTTTACTGAGAACTGTTGGAAAATTGGGGATGGATAAGTGCTTGGATTTTTCAAAGCTGTCGTCTTTTTATCAACATCTTTTAAAGAGTTGGAgttttttttcatattgaaagGACTGAAAATTTCCATTCTATTTTTTGGTTGCTGAATGAAcctttgttttttaaagcaagATTAGATCTTTCTATGTCCAATTTTTTTACCAGGATTCAGTAAGACATTAAAAGACTCTggagtttttgttttaaatcagtTGATGTGCCTAACTGGGCCTCACTTTGAGAATGTGGAGGCTGTTAGTGAAAGACTGGGAATAAGGTCTGTTCAGTCAGTTAATCGATATCTGACTAAGTTAAAGTTGAAAAAATGATGTTAGAGGATTTCTTTCTAGGGACTAATGTCCCTGACAGTAAAGATCTGTTTCCTTGTTTGTTAATCCAACCGAATTTTGAAGGTTGTACAGgttttttctttgattttaaaaagttttcatctgttgatttttttttcatgtgtggggaaagagttatataaaatgtgtgtgcTCTTATTTAACAAAAAGACACTTGATAAGAGAGTTGATACCCCTTGCGGCGTTCTGTTTTAAAAGTAGGTGATGAGGTAAGACCTGAATGGAGAGTATTGTACAAGCCACCATTATCAAAAATAACAGGAGATTTACAGTGGGGAATAGTTCATGGAGCTATTGCGGTGAATTATTTTGTTTCAGTTCTGGATTCTAAGAGTAACTCAGGTTGTCCTTTTTGTTCTCAAAAAGAGATTGTTTTTCATGCTTTTATGCAATGCCTCAGACTTAAACCTTTGCTTGTAATGGTAAAAGAGTTGTGTaataagtttaagtttagtatgttttttatcctgaaacttttatttttggttttaaaTATGCACAAAAAGAGCGTGTTAAGTTTCAATTATTGAACTTTATCCTTGGGCAAGCTAAGTTGGCAATCTACATGAGTAGGAAGAGCAAAATAGAACAAAAAAGTAATGATGACATTATTGTTGTCTTTAAGTCTTTACTTAAAGCAAGAATTTTGGTTGATTTTAGATTTTATAAAGCTATGTCTGATCTTTCTacttttgatttaaaatggtaTAAGTGCAGTGTTTTGTGTACAGTTGTTGCTGATGAACTCTTTTtttttgagttaatacaaaaaagaggagaaaaaacgtaattttgtaaaataatgtattttgttttctggttatttgtaataaagttttttttctaaaaataaatctctctctctctctctctctctctctctctctctctttctctttctctggtAACTTTTTTAATACATGCTGTGTACGATTAATGGTATATGATTTTATGatctcatacatctattttgtgattattttaagtgtaaccataatcagatattgtcattaaaccctttcaattacaaatgatgtgctaactagttttgatttagtaacattaatgtgctccctattgcaatataatattgtcacactatagcaacgctctcccacatattttgctattgtaactgcgcttatttccgtcgttggtataagttgcagtgggtggtaatagacaagaaatgtacagttttctaaaatcttactgataaaGTTTATTTAGTCGCTCGGTAAACCTTACATTCTGAACCGCTGTATAGGAGTTCCACCCTTACAATGCTAACAATCTATGGTTGGCTCAAATTATGCTCAACGAAGCATTATAAATTCTTGCTTTCTGTGCATGTGCAAATGCTGATGCGCAAATGTTGCTTTATTCCATTTTCTTCactctatatttttatttacatatattgcTTAATGCATAAATTATATCTTAACACTTTATTAACACTTGAATGATGAAAAGAACAAATTAACAATAattgttaatatttatttagtgtACACCAGCTACAAAATATGCCTTCATTAATAATGTTGATTGTTATCACATATTTATGTTATACATCTATACATGTTGCCGGCTTTGTCAGATATGCCTATACAGAGGAAAttcaaagaaattaaaacaTGTGGTagcaataaggttcatttgttaacattagtaaatGTATTACCTAAACAtaaactaaccatgagcaatacgtttGTTACtatatttgttaatctttgttaacattagttaataaaaatccagctgttcatagtttgttcatgttagtttacagtgcattaaataatgataacaaatacaactctttttactcttttaattatgtattagtaaatgttgaaattaacattaacaaagatttaaaaaatgctgtagaaatgcagttcattattagttcattttaactaatgtagttaactaatgaaccttattataaagtgttaccaaatatgtATTGAAGtatttgaaatttaaaatttGCACTTAAAGAAAATGGTCACATCATTAGCTGTTTGattgcataaataaatgtgcaaataaataaaaatcagctagaattaacttttatttttgcacatttttaacATCCTTTGTCTTATTTCCTTGGATTGTAAACCATATATTATGGGATTCAATCCAGGTGGTATAACATGAAACATTATACCCCCGAACTTCCTAGTCTCAGCATATACAGGGAAACGATGGAGAACAATGGGAACAAATCCACAGATCTGCAAGATTATATAAACAGCTAAGTGAGTGCTGCAGGTTTTAATGGCTTTGCTGTTGGTTGCTTTGTTATTGCTTTTTATACATACCATCATTATTCTGAGATATGTCAGTAACACACACCCCAGTGAGGAGGTGAGTAAAACCACAGTAAAAGTTAATCCATATACATTATTAATCACTGTATTTTCACAGGACAGTTTAAATAGTGAAGGATTGTCACAAAAGTGGTTTGCAATGAATGATCTGCAGTGAGAGAGACGCACACTGAGGCCGATCAAAATTGACACTGGAACTACTGCAGCACCCCAGGCTCCTGCCGACAGTTTTACAATCATTTTATTGCTCATTATAGTTGGGTATCGCAGTGGATTGCATATGGCCACATATCTATCAAAGGCCATGATCATTAGAATAGTATGGGATGTTGTTCCAtttaaatgtgcaaaaaaagCTTGGAAAACACACTCCACATATGTGATGTAGCGCTCAGATGGGTCTGTCATTAAGTCCTTCAGTAAACGCGGTACGAGGACAGTTATTCCTATAATATCACTCACTGGCAAATGACAGAAAAGAATGTACATAG comes from Chanodichthys erythropterus isolate Z2021 chromosome 22, ASM2448905v1, whole genome shotgun sequence and encodes:
- the LOC137012630 gene encoding olfactory receptor 10H1-like, whose amino-acid sequence is MDNLTFRYSVLLVEGLQVTPQSSQLTFIFLLMAYVFAMVFNIGILIQILAEKSLHQPMYILFCHLPVSDIIGITVLVPRLLKDLMTDPSERYITYVECVFQAFFAHLNGTTSHTILMIMAFDRYVAICNPLRYPTIMSNKMIVKLSAGAWGAAVVPVSILIGLSVRLSHCRSFIANHFCDNPSLFKLSCENTVINNVYGLTFTVVLLTSSLGCVLLTYLRIMMVCIKSNNKATNSKAIKTCSTHLAVYIILQICGFVPIVLHRFPVYAETRKFGGIMFHVIPPGLNPIIYGLQSKEIRQRMLKMCKNKS